A window of Sporanaerobacter acetigenes DSM 13106 contains these coding sequences:
- a CDS encoding septum formation initiator family protein → MLVAKTEENYYYNENIRENVRNNNVSERRKNTNIKSNSKNKLQFIMSAIIALMICLLVLYRYAHITQMRLEITQLESQKIELEKEKQDLLAELDRVKSSSKIEEDAKIKLGMDYPTEEQIVYISMNESVQDDEQVAEEGFFLVQYIKSMMDAVLKLF, encoded by the coding sequence TTGTTAGTAGCTAAAACTGAAGAAAACTATTATTACAATGAAAATATTAGAGAGAATGTTAGAAACAACAATGTTTCAGAAAGAAGAAAAAATACAAATATAAAAAGCAATTCTAAAAATAAATTGCAATTTATTATGTCTGCAATTATAGCTTTAATGATTTGTTTATTAGTATTATATAGATATGCTCATATCACTCAGATGAGGCTTGAAATCACGCAATTGGAAAGCCAAAAAATAGAATTGGAAAAAGAAAAACAAGATTTATTAGCGGAACTTGACAGAGTTAAAAGTTCTTCTAAAATAGAAGAGGATGCAAAAATAAAATTGGGAATGGATTATCCAACGGAAGAGCAAATAGTTTATATTTCTATGAACGAAAGTGTTCAAGATGATGAACAAGTAGCAGAAGAAGGTTTCTTTTTAGTTCAATATATAAAAAGCATGATGGATGCGGTATTAAAATTATTCTAG
- the rsmH gene encoding 16S rRNA (cytosine(1402)-N(4))-methyltransferase RsmH, producing the protein MNFEHVPVMLNEVLEGLNIKENGIYVDGTLGGAGHSVEIAKRLKGGKLIGIDQDINAIKKAETVLAPYADRVTIVKNNFKNIKFVLADLNIEGVDGILLDLGVSSHQLDEESRGFSYQKDAPLDMRMDLSQEFSAWDVVNKYSELELEKILWDYGEEKWAKRIAEFIVEERKGRAIDTTLELVSVIKKAIPKGARQAGHHPAKKTFQAIRIEVNGELKILKDTIIDATRMLNVGGRVCIITFHSLEDRIVKDTFKELYQDCICPKEFPVCVCDKKREINIVTRKPIVPDKDEVQTNSRSRSAKLRIAEKI; encoded by the coding sequence CATGTACCAGTTATGCTTAATGAGGTTTTAGAAGGATTAAATATAAAGGAAAATGGAATATATGTAGATGGTACTTTAGGCGGCGCTGGTCATTCTGTAGAAATAGCAAAGAGACTTAAGGGTGGCAAATTGATAGGAATTGATCAAGACATAAATGCTATAAAAAAAGCTGAAACAGTATTGGCACCATATGCTGATAGAGTCACTATAGTTAAGAATAATTTTAAAAATATAAAATTTGTACTTGCAGATTTAAATATAGAAGGTGTCGATGGAATATTACTTGATTTAGGTGTATCTTCCCACCAATTAGATGAGGAATCAAGGGGCTTTTCTTATCAAAAAGATGCACCACTAGATATGAGAATGGATTTAAGCCAAGAGTTTTCTGCTTGGGATGTAGTTAATAAATATAGTGAGTTAGAATTAGAAAAGATTTTATGGGATTATGGAGAAGAAAAGTGGGCTAAAAGAATTGCAGAATTCATAGTAGAAGAAAGAAAAGGTAGAGCTATTGATACTACTTTAGAATTGGTTTCGGTTATTAAAAAAGCTATACCAAAGGGTGCAAGACAAGCAGGACATCATCCAGCTAAAAAGACTTTTCAAGCAATTCGTATTGAAGTAAATGGAGAATTGAAGATTTTAAAAGATACAATAATAGATGCAACTCGTATGCTAAATGTAGGTGGTCGTGTATGCATTATTACTTTTCACTCGCTGGAAGATAGAATAGTTAAAGATACTTTTAAGGAGTTATATCAAGATTGTATTTGTCCAAAAGAATTTCCAGTATGTGTTTGCGACAAAAAAAGAGAAATAAATATAGTGACTAGAAAGCCTATTGTGCCTGACAAGGACGAAGTACAAACAAATTCCAGGTCTAGAAGTGCTAAGTTGAGGATAGCTGAAAAAATTTAA
- a CDS encoding stage V sporulation protein D codes for MPAPSNITKKRLVFIFFAVSFITLFLTLKLGYVQIVKGEELKKGALEQQTKGIEIKAKRGIIYDTNGKKLAISVSAYTVWCSPADIEEPEVTAKKVSEILNMDEEEVYKKITKRQRVEKIKQWITKEEAEELRKANLKGIEIIDDNKRYYPYGSFASHIIGFTDIDNNGLYGIEKTYDKYLNGTPGKWIKSTDAKQRQLPYGSEKMYEAKDGLGVVLTIDETIQHFAEKAALEALIKNKAKNVSIIVMDPNTGDILAMASKPDFDPNNPREPLDENLKEEWKNLPQDELQKKWYDMWRNFVINDAYEPGSTFKIITSAVGLEENVVSPDSHFYCGGFINDIPGEKLKCWRYYNPHGDQTFKEGVQNSCNVVFVNLGRRIGNERMYKYIKAFGFGQTTGIDLTGEQAGIIPSSAESMKEINLATISYGQGIAVTPIQLITAISAVGNGGNLMKPRLVKELIDVDGNIVHSFEPEVKRKVISEYTSKQLLDILESVVSEGTGRNAYVPGYRIGGKTGTAQKVIDGKYAQGKYISSFAAIAPVDDPKIAVLVIIDEPTNGAYYGGVIAGPVMGEVVEETLKYLDIEPKYTEKEKEEFNNKVKVPDVRNKNIVDAGKILTDLQFKYNTETIEVTEKSIVIDQFPLPGTEVSRGSIIDLYLNDKRKNSNIVVMPELTGKSRDEVIKILDEMNLKYKFNGSGTVTNQKPSSGTEIDENIIVEVEFSDIKE; via the coding sequence ATGCCAGCACCTAGCAACATAACAAAGAAAAGATTAGTATTTATATTTTTTGCTGTATCTTTTATAACACTTTTTTTAACTTTAAAACTTGGATATGTACAGATTGTAAAAGGTGAAGAACTAAAGAAAGGTGCTCTTGAGCAGCAAACCAAAGGCATTGAGATAAAAGCTAAAAGAGGAATAATATACGATACTAATGGGAAGAAATTGGCTATTAGTGTTAGTGCTTATACTGTATGGTGTAGCCCAGCTGATATAGAAGAACCTGAAGTTACAGCTAAAAAGGTTTCAGAAATACTTAATATGGATGAAGAAGAAGTATATAAAAAAATAACTAAAAGGCAGAGAGTAGAAAAAATAAAGCAATGGATAACAAAAGAAGAAGCGGAAGAACTTAGAAAGGCAAATTTAAAAGGAATAGAAATAATTGATGACAATAAAAGGTATTATCCTTATGGAAGTTTTGCAAGCCATATTATAGGTTTTACGGATATTGATAATAATGGTCTATATGGAATTGAAAAGACTTATGACAAATATTTAAATGGTACACCAGGAAAATGGATAAAAAGTACTGATGCAAAACAAAGACAACTTCCTTATGGAAGTGAAAAAATGTATGAAGCTAAAGATGGACTAGGTGTCGTATTAACTATAGATGAAACAATACAACATTTTGCAGAAAAAGCAGCATTAGAAGCTTTGATTAAGAATAAAGCAAAAAATGTTTCTATAATTGTCATGGATCCCAATACTGGGGATATATTGGCCATGGCTTCAAAACCTGATTTTGATCCCAACAATCCTAGAGAACCTCTAGATGAAAATTTAAAAGAGGAATGGAAAAATCTACCCCAAGACGAACTTCAAAAGAAGTGGTATGATATGTGGAGAAATTTTGTAATAAATGATGCTTATGAGCCCGGCTCTACTTTCAAGATTATAACTTCAGCTGTTGGTCTTGAAGAAAATGTAGTATCTCCCGATAGCCATTTTTATTGTGGTGGATTTATCAATGATATACCTGGAGAAAAGTTGAAATGTTGGAGATATTACAATCCTCATGGGGATCAAACTTTTAAGGAAGGCGTTCAAAATTCTTGCAATGTGGTATTTGTAAATTTGGGAAGAAGAATTGGAAATGAAAGAATGTATAAATATATAAAGGCTTTTGGATTTGGTCAGACTACAGGAATAGATTTGACAGGTGAACAAGCGGGTATTATTCCATCTAGTGCAGAAAGTATGAAAGAAATAAATTTGGCTACTATATCTTATGGGCAGGGAATTGCTGTGACTCCTATTCAGCTTATAACTGCTATTTCTGCCGTTGGAAATGGTGGAAATCTCATGAAGCCTAGATTGGTTAAAGAATTAATAGACGTGGATGGAAATATTGTTCATAGTTTTGAACCTGAAGTAAAAAGAAAAGTTATATCAGAGTATACTTCAAAACAATTGCTCGATATATTGGAATCAGTTGTTTCAGAGGGAACAGGAAGAAATGCATATGTTCCTGGATATAGAATAGGTGGGAAAACTGGAACAGCACAAAAGGTTATTGATGGGAAGTATGCTCAAGGGAAATATATTTCTTCTTTTGCGGCTATAGCTCCAGTAGATGATCCTAAAATAGCTGTATTGGTCATAATTGATGAGCCTACTAATGGGGCTTATTATGGGGGAGTTATTGCAGGTCCTGTAATGGGCGAGGTAGTGGAAGAAACTCTTAAATATTTAGATATAGAACCTAAATATACAGAAAAAGAAAAAGAAGAGTTTAACAATAAAGTGAAGGTACCAGATGTTAGAAATAAAAATATAGTAGATGCTGGAAAGATACTTACAGATTTACAATTTAAGTACAACACAGAGACTATAGAAGTTACAGAAAAATCCATAGTCATAGATCAATTTCCATTACCTGGAACAGAAGTGAGTAGGGGTTCTATTATAGATTTGTATTTAAATGATAAGAGAAAAAATTCAAATATTGTAGTAATGCCTGAACTTACTGGTAAAAGTAGAGATGAAGTGATTAAGATTTTAGATGAGATGAATTTAAAATATAAATTTAATGGAAGTGGTACTGTCACAAATCAGAAACCAAGTTCAGGTACAGAAATTGATGAAAATATAATAGTTGAAGTTGAATTTTCTGACATTAAAGAGTAA
- the mraY gene encoding phospho-N-acetylmuramoyl-pentapeptide-transferase, translating to MIEYTDAIRTTVISFAITIILGPILIPLLRKLKIGQNVREEGPKTHLKKSGTPTMGGVIMLIALIITTFTSGMMNRDMYVLLLSTLGFGLIGFIDDYIKVAKKRSLGLKPYQKLIGQIILATVLAVYQSHTSILGTKILIPFAANKYLDLGAFYVPFIAFVVVGTVNSVNLTDGLDGLASGVTLIVLSFFGLVALNWGMTSTSIFAAAMAGACLGFLVYNSYPARVFMGDTGSLALGGAVSALAILLNLPLVIPIAGGIYFIEALSVIIQVVSYKLTGKRVFLMAPLHHHFEQKGWPETRVVAVFWIATVILCLIGIVSVN from the coding sequence ATGATTGAATATACAGATGCAATAAGGACTACTGTTATTTCCTTTGCTATAACCATTATTTTGGGCCCAATACTTATACCACTTTTAAGAAAGTTAAAAATTGGGCAAAATGTTAGAGAGGAAGGGCCTAAAACCCACTTAAAAAAAAGTGGAACTCCTACTATGGGCGGAGTGATCATGCTTATTGCATTAATTATTACAACTTTTACATCTGGAATGATGAATAGGGATATGTACGTATTGCTTTTATCTACCCTTGGATTTGGACTTATTGGATTTATTGATGATTATATAAAGGTAGCAAAAAAAAGATCTTTAGGACTAAAACCTTACCAAAAACTTATTGGTCAAATTATATTAGCAACAGTATTAGCAGTTTATCAGTCTCATACCTCTATATTGGGGACAAAAATACTTATTCCTTTTGCAGCAAATAAGTATTTAGATTTAGGAGCTTTTTATGTGCCTTTTATTGCTTTTGTTGTAGTTGGTACTGTAAATAGTGTGAATTTAACTGATGGACTTGATGGATTGGCTTCTGGTGTTACTCTTATAGTGCTATCCTTTTTTGGGCTTGTAGCTTTAAATTGGGGAATGACTAGTACTTCAATTTTTGCAGCAGCAATGGCTGGTGCATGTCTTGGGTTTTTGGTGTACAATTCTTACCCTGCTAGAGTTTTCATGGGGGATACAGGATCTCTTGCCCTTGGAGGTGCTGTTTCAGCTCTTGCAATACTCTTAAATCTGCCATTAGTTATACCTATTGCTGGTGGAATATACTTCATAGAAGCACTATCTGTTATTATTCAAGTAGTATCTTATAAATTGACTGGGAAAAGGGTGTTTTTAATGGCTCCATTACATCATCACTTTGAACAAAAAGGATGGCCAGAAACAAGAGTTGTAGCTGTTTTTTGGATTGCAACAGTTATACTTTGTTTAATTGGAAT
- a CDS encoding UDP-N-acetylmuramoyl-L-alanyl-D-glutamate--2,6-diaminopimelate ligase: MELETLVKGLEIERINGSLDKDIVGICYNSRETKEKYLFVAIQGFKTDGHKYIEDAIKRGATSIIVEKDVEISDRNITIIKVKDSRASLSKVSSDFYDNPSKNMEMIGITGTNGKTTITYLVQSILECADRKTGIIGTIGSVINGELKKTENTTPESLVIQKYLHDMHRGEIEYCVMEVSSHSLDLKRVMDCNFDVGIFTNLSRDHLDYHETVENYFNAKLKLFYMTGKCNIINIDDFYGQKIVEKISSLDIPVLTYGIRESSDIYATNIEYHSRGVDFVLNTPKGSIDINLNIPGEFSIYNSLAAASCGYFYGIDLETIKNGLEAVKGVKGRFELVPTDKDFTVIIDFAHTPDGLEKVLTAIEKFREGRIVVVFGAGGNRDKTKRPIMGETVGKYADFLIVTSDNPRYEEPEKIIDDVVEGVKKVNDNYIKIVDRKEAIEYAIKNAKPKDIILLAGKGHETYTIIKDNIIPFDERQIVLDILKKLND, translated from the coding sequence ATGGAGCTTGAAACTCTTGTTAAAGGATTAGAAATTGAAAGAATAAATGGAAGTTTAGATAAAGATATAGTTGGAATTTGTTATAACTCCAGAGAAACAAAAGAAAAATATTTATTTGTTGCAATTCAAGGTTTTAAAACAGATGGTCATAAGTATATAGAAGATGCTATTAAAAGGGGCGCTACTTCAATTATAGTTGAAAAAGATGTCGAAATATCAGATAGGAATATTACGATTATAAAAGTTAAAGATAGCAGGGCTAGTCTATCTAAAGTGAGTTCTGATTTTTATGATAATCCGTCTAAAAATATGGAGATGATAGGGATTACGGGTACCAATGGAAAGACTACTATTACTTATTTGGTGCAAAGTATTTTGGAATGTGCTGATAGAAAGACTGGAATTATTGGAACTATTGGAAGTGTTATAAATGGAGAATTGAAAAAGACTGAAAATACTACACCAGAATCATTGGTTATCCAAAAGTATTTACATGATATGCATAGAGGAGAAATAGAGTATTGCGTCATGGAAGTTTCATCTCATTCATTGGATTTAAAGAGAGTTATGGATTGTAATTTTGATGTAGGTATATTTACAAATTTGAGTAGAGATCATTTAGATTATCATGAAACTGTAGAAAATTATTTCAATGCAAAATTGAAATTATTTTATATGACTGGTAAATGCAATATAATAAATATTGATGATTTTTATGGACAAAAAATTGTTGAAAAAATCTCTTCCCTTGACATTCCTGTTCTTACCTATGGAATTAGAGAAAGCTCAGATATTTATGCAACTAATATAGAATATCATTCTAGAGGTGTGGATTTTGTATTGAATACACCAAAGGGATCTATAGATATAAACTTAAATATTCCTGGTGAGTTTAGCATATACAATTCCCTTGCAGCAGCTAGTTGTGGCTATTTTTATGGTATTGACCTTGAAACAATAAAGAATGGTCTGGAAGCTGTAAAAGGTGTAAAGGGAAGATTTGAACTTGTACCTACTGATAAAGACTTTACAGTAATAATAGATTTTGCTCATACTCCAGATGGTCTTGAAAAAGTTTTAACTGCTATTGAAAAATTTAGAGAAGGAAGAATAGTTGTAGTATTTGGTGCTGGAGGAAATAGAGACAAGACAAAGAGACCTATAATGGGAGAAACTGTTGGTAAGTATGCAGATTTTTTGATTGTCACTTCAGACAATCCTAGATATGAAGAACCAGAAAAAATCATTGATGATGTAGTAGAAGGCGTGAAAAAAGTCAATGATAATTATATAAAGATTGTTGATAGGAAAGAAGCTATAGAATATGCTATAAAAAATGCAAAACCTAAAGATATTATTTTACTGGCAGGAAAAGGTCATGAGACATACACTATTATTAAGGACAATATAATACCTTTTGATGAAAGACAAATTGTTTTGGATATTTTGAAAAAACTAAATGATTAG